Proteins encoded by one window of Vicinamibacterales bacterium:
- a CDS encoding membrane dipeptidase encodes MNRRQFLANVGMGAVASGPVLRAQTGQSATDTPDEIYQRTYAIDAMCFAAAPPRTYVQYLTDEKIAALRTSGITAMAMNMTANFAELSLADSLFAAVRDRINTWDRFIVDHSDVFVKVTTMAGLDAVKRSGKVGFIYCFQMSAPFGWDLDKLRTYADMGVRQIQFVDGRRNYLADSCWERANAGLSQFGFDVVAALNERGVIVDLSHVGEQSALDAILASSAPVIFSHSGCFTLCPHPRNVSDRNIRTMANRGGVFCVYNQSGWLTQDPTISIDHFIAHLEHVLNLCGEDHVGVGTDQDAVNMTAMRPDEVERHQATFNRRRTDFPQLAWRIRHMRVPELSHPQRLLHLVQALDQRGYRTGTIEKIIGGNYVRVFREVVG; translated from the coding sequence ATGAACCGACGTCAATTCCTCGCTAACGTCGGCATGGGCGCGGTCGCGTCCGGCCCTGTCCTCCGTGCGCAAACCGGCCAATCGGCCACCGACACACCCGATGAGATCTACCAGCGCACCTACGCCATCGACGCGATGTGCTTTGCCGCCGCGCCGCCGCGCACCTACGTCCAATACCTGACCGACGAGAAGATCGCCGCGCTCCGAACGTCCGGCATCACGGCGATGGCAATGAATATGACGGCGAACTTCGCTGAACTAAGCCTTGCCGACAGCCTGTTCGCTGCGGTCAGAGACCGGATCAACACATGGGACCGATTCATCGTTGACCACAGCGACGTATTCGTGAAGGTCACTACCATGGCCGGGCTGGACGCCGTGAAGCGCTCCGGAAAAGTTGGTTTCATCTACTGCTTTCAGATGAGTGCCCCATTTGGCTGGGACCTTGACAAGCTCAGGACGTATGCGGACATGGGCGTCCGGCAGATCCAGTTTGTCGATGGGCGCCGCAACTACCTAGCAGACTCCTGCTGGGAACGTGCGAATGCCGGACTGAGCCAGTTCGGCTTCGACGTCGTTGCCGCACTCAACGAGCGCGGTGTGATCGTCGACCTGTCACACGTCGGCGAGCAGTCAGCCCTCGACGCGATCCTGGCGTCAAGCGCGCCGGTGATCTTTTCGCACTCGGGCTGTTTCACCCTGTGCCCGCATCCGAGAAACGTGAGCGATCGAAACATCAGGACCATGGCAAACCGAGGCGGCGTCTTCTGCGTCTACAACCAGAGCGGGTGGCTCACGCAGGACCCGACCATTTCGATCGACCATTTCATCGCCCACCTCGAACACGTCCTGAACCTGTGCGGGGAAGACCATGTCGGCGTTGGCACGGATCAAGACGCCGTAAACATGACCGCCATGCGCCCGGACGAAGTCGAGCGGCACCAAGCAACCTTCAACCGCAGACGCACAGATTTCCCGCAGTTAGCCTGGCGCATAAGACACATGCGTGTACCTGAACTTAGTCACCCGCAGCGCCTGCTGCACTTGGTGCAGGCGCTCGACCAGCGGGGCTACCGGACTGGCACAATCGAGAAGATTATCGGCGGGAATTACGTTCGCGTCTTTCGCGAAGTCGTTGGTTGA
- a CDS encoding CbiX/SirB N-terminal domain-containing protein, which translates to MFSVIRGRIQPAVLILAIFALATGYSPPHKFSTRQPTLPVNEAPGTSEGILLLAHGGKPDWNAAVEVVAQELRTQTPTEVAFGMADRSAIQRAIDLLSDQGVTSVVAVPLFISSYSVVITSTEYLLGLRETAPPELQMLARMVHGMAAHPTDHHEAALGTKPVDGHLPVRMVPAFDHHAIIGDILRDRAEDMSQSPEKEAVILVAHGPNDSEANVKWLANMAILGQHIEPSGFQRVEYMTVRDDADASVQAQATAELRHRITLARAQGLVPLVVPHVLSYGGIEQGIHKRLAGLEYRMASSGLLPDPRIVAWVKAVVSGQ; encoded by the coding sequence GTGTTTAGCGTAATCCGAGGCCGAATACAACCCGCTGTACTTATACTCGCCATCTTCGCGCTGGCCACAGGGTATAGCCCACCCCACAAATTCTCGACGCGGCAGCCCACGCTCCCGGTGAATGAAGCGCCCGGAACAAGCGAGGGCATCCTACTGTTGGCCCATGGCGGCAAGCCTGACTGGAATGCAGCCGTGGAGGTGGTAGCCCAGGAGCTGCGAACCCAAACCCCGACGGAAGTAGCCTTTGGGATGGCCGACCGGTCGGCGATACAGAGGGCAATCGATTTGCTCAGCGATCAAGGGGTCACTAGCGTGGTGGCTGTGCCTCTGTTCATCTCGTCGTACAGCGTGGTCATCACCTCAACCGAATACTTGCTGGGACTGCGCGAGACAGCTCCGCCGGAACTGCAGATGCTGGCGCGGATGGTTCACGGCATGGCGGCCCACCCAACCGATCATCATGAGGCAGCGCTGGGAACTAAGCCGGTTGATGGTCACCTGCCGGTCCGAATGGTCCCCGCGTTCGATCACCATGCCATCATCGGAGACATACTCCGGGACCGTGCTGAGGACATGAGCCAGTCACCGGAAAAGGAAGCGGTCATCCTGGTGGCGCATGGACCGAATGACTCCGAGGCCAACGTCAAATGGCTCGCCAATATGGCCATCTTGGGTCAGCACATTGAACCTAGTGGTTTCCAGAGAGTCGAGTACATGACTGTGCGGGATGACGCCGACGCGTCCGTTCAGGCCCAGGCAACGGCGGAGCTGCGACACCGCATTACGCTGGCACGAGCGCAAGGTCTCGTTCCACTGGTCGTCCCCCACGTGCTGTCGTACGGTGGTATTGAACAAGGGATACACAAGCGGCTGGCCGGCTTGGAGTACCGCATGGCGTCCTCAGGACTGCTGCCGGACCCAAGGATCGTTGCCTGGGTGAAGGCGGTCGTTTCTGGACAGTGA
- a CDS encoding VOC family protein, with translation MKTRIMHKLTRRKWLEATTVVAGSLLAPFVYGENLVRGQPTPPMPDVDHLIWGVADLEDGIAHLERLTGVRAAVGGSHPNRGTRNGILALGTRQYIEVLAPDPKQPHVDTPRVTLLKQLQTPRLMTWCALGENVDALARQVQGAGETVDEIRDGARERPDGVMLRWRNLYIAGHQGDVIPYVIEWGKGVPHPSGDAPQGGTLQLLTLHHPEASRLNALLEALGLSLRVEPGPTAQLTAQLDTPHGSVALA, from the coding sequence ATGAAGACACGAATTATGCACAAGCTAACGCGTCGCAAGTGGCTTGAAGCCACCACAGTCGTTGCAGGCAGTCTTCTAGCGCCGTTCGTGTACGGAGAAAATCTGGTGAGGGGACAGCCCACGCCACCCATGCCTGATGTGGATCATTTGATCTGGGGTGTCGCGGACTTGGAAGACGGCATTGCCCACTTGGAGCGGCTGACCGGAGTTCGGGCTGCGGTCGGTGGAAGTCATCCGAATCGCGGAACCCGGAACGGGATCTTGGCACTGGGCACACGACAATATATCGAGGTCTTGGCCCCGGACCCGAAGCAGCCGCACGTGGACACACCGCGCGTGACGTTGCTCAAACAACTCCAGACGCCACGCCTGATGACGTGGTGTGCGCTTGGTGAGAACGTGGATGCACTCGCAAGGCAGGTGCAGGGGGCTGGTGAAACGGTTGACGAAATTCGAGACGGCGCGAGGGAACGGCCAGACGGGGTTATGCTGCGTTGGCGAAATTTATATATCGCAGGTCACCAGGGTGACGTCATTCCCTATGTCATCGAATGGGGCAAGGGAGTGCCGCATCCGAGTGGCGATGCACCGCAAGGCGGCACGCTCCAGTTACTCACATTGCACCATCCTGAGGCCAGTCGGCTGAACGCCTTACTGGAAGCCTTGGGACTGTCCCTGCGGGTCGAGCCGGGGCCGACGGCACAACTCACCGCACAACTGGATACCCCACACGGTTCGGTTGCCCTCGCATAA
- a CDS encoding phospholipid scramblase-related protein, whose product MNPPSITDRIGVYIDIDIVTKKGTPVDKLGVVSEVVIIQEKELGEALTGFERRNRYAVRDPAGNKLYTAVETGNSWIGRQFLKANRPFTVELSDPSDTDVASSVLRVERPFRWYFHEVSVTDTSGRLLGSLRREFSLLHRIYSATTPSGDKSYSLLGRLLRPWTFEIRKHGQPGGMIRKKWSGVFREALTDADTFSLEFDPSMNVDEKAFFLGAVFLIDFVHFEC is encoded by the coding sequence TTGAACCCGCCATCAATCACCGATAGGATCGGCGTCTACATTGACATCGACATCGTCACGAAGAAAGGGACGCCAGTGGACAAACTCGGGGTCGTATCCGAGGTCGTGATTATCCAAGAGAAGGAGCTTGGTGAGGCCCTTACGGGATTCGAGCGTAGGAACCGTTATGCCGTGCGCGACCCAGCAGGTAACAAGCTGTACACGGCGGTCGAGACCGGCAACTCGTGGATAGGACGGCAGTTCCTAAAAGCGAATCGACCGTTCACGGTAGAGCTGTCCGACCCCTCCGACACCGACGTCGCAAGCAGTGTATTGCGCGTCGAGCGGCCTTTCCGCTGGTACTTTCACGAGGTATCGGTAACGGATACGAGTGGTCGCCTGCTTGGGTCGCTGCGGCGAGAGTTCTCACTGCTGCACCGCATCTATTCCGCTACAACGCCGTCTGGTGACAAGAGCTACTCGCTGCTTGGACGGTTACTGCGCCCGTGGACGTTCGAAATTCGTAAGCATGGGCAACCCGGAGGCATGATCAGAAAGAAGTGGAGCGGCGTTTTCAGAGAAGCTCTCACCGATGCGGACACTTTTTCATTGGAGTTCGACCCGAGCATGAACGTCGATGAAAAGGCGTTCTTTCTTGGCGCCGTATTCTTAATCGACTTCGTACATTTCGAGTGCTAG
- a CDS encoding NTP transferase domain-containing protein yields the protein MHWSNNRGSKTNVPCCVILAAGEGRRLAMPEKGPKPTHKVLGLSLGERTILACMAAGVSRFIVVLGSQAEAVRAHFAEVSMRRGCDVEFVVAADWHLGNGISALAAKDSILDDRFLLVMADHLVSTALIQQVLHTALCDREVCLAVDQNTTRVFDPDDATKVQFKHGTIECIGKHLDVWNAVDTGVFLATPALFDALADAAAQGQYTLSHGIEKLAEIGKARAVDVSGQLWLDVDTPDSIREAKRRLLGSLGKNGADGFISTHVNRRLSIPLSALLVRTPITPTQITLGSFFIALVGAAFFTVDQLWASIVAACLVQLSSVVDGCDGEVARLRHLATSHGAWLDTMLDRYADTAVVMAITLGYGAGHPGALPWLGGLAASTGFLLASYSTKEFALTHGVPYPNNVLNRLKRRDLRLLVMCCGGVVGYPYHAMVVMGLVTHALVVGILVNGWRLRSGDARPALVSSPHAFPRRRETADAGPDRRSPIPDPRAGSRGAA from the coding sequence ATGCACTGGTCGAATAATCGCGGTTCTAAAACTAACGTGCCGTGCTGCGTCATTCTCGCAGCGGGAGAAGGTCGACGATTGGCTATGCCCGAGAAGGGCCCTAAGCCCACGCACAAAGTTCTGGGACTCTCGCTTGGCGAGCGGACCATCCTGGCTTGCATGGCAGCCGGCGTGAGCCGGTTCATTGTCGTGCTCGGTTCTCAGGCGGAAGCCGTACGAGCCCACTTCGCAGAGGTGTCAATGCGACGAGGGTGCGACGTCGAATTCGTCGTGGCGGCCGACTGGCACCTCGGCAACGGCATAAGCGCCCTCGCGGCCAAGGATTCCATCTTGGACGACCGCTTTCTGCTGGTCATGGCTGACCACCTAGTCTCGACCGCGCTCATCCAACAGGTGTTGCATACCGCACTCTGCGATCGCGAGGTGTGCCTGGCCGTCGATCAAAATACTACACGCGTGTTCGATCCGGATGATGCCACCAAAGTCCAGTTCAAACACGGCACAATCGAGTGCATTGGCAAACATCTCGACGTGTGGAATGCCGTCGATACCGGCGTCTTCCTCGCAACTCCAGCACTCTTCGACGCCCTCGCCGACGCGGCCGCGCAGGGCCAGTACACGCTCAGCCACGGGATCGAGAAACTCGCCGAAATCGGCAAAGCGCGCGCGGTGGACGTAAGCGGTCAGCTATGGCTGGATGTCGATACGCCGGACAGCATCCGAGAGGCAAAACGTCGCCTCCTCGGGTCCTTGGGCAAGAACGGCGCCGATGGCTTTATCTCGACCCATGTCAACCGCCGTTTATCGATCCCACTCTCGGCTCTCCTGGTACGTACACCCATCACTCCCACCCAGATTACGCTAGGTAGTTTCTTCATCGCACTGGTGGGAGCGGCGTTCTTTACCGTCGATCAGCTTTGGGCCAGCATCGTTGCGGCGTGTCTGGTGCAACTCTCGTCCGTGGTCGACGGGTGCGATGGCGAAGTGGCCCGCCTCCGACACCTAGCAACATCGCACGGCGCTTGGCTCGACACGATGCTCGACCGGTATGCGGACACGGCCGTGGTCATGGCCATCACGTTGGGGTATGGAGCCGGACACCCGGGCGCTCTTCCCTGGCTTGGTGGGCTGGCGGCGAGCACAGGGTTTCTGTTGGCGAGCTACTCGACGAAGGAGTTCGCCCTCACGCACGGCGTTCCTTACCCGAACAACGTGCTCAATAGGTTGAAGCGCCGCGACCTGCGGCTGCTCGTGATGTGCTGTGGCGGAGTGGTGGGATACCCGTATCATGCCATGGTCGTAATGGGCCTCGTCACCCATGCCCTGGTCGTGGGAATCCTCGTCAACGGGTGGAGACTGCGGTCGGGGGATGCCCGGCCGGCGCTCGTTTCTAGCCCTCATGCCTTCCCCCGCCGTAGGGAAACCGCTGACGCCGGACCGGATCGCCGAAGCCCAATACCAGACCCACGAGCGGGAAGCCGCGGAGCCGCGTGA
- a CDS encoding inositol monophosphatase family protein — protein MSNLVEPREMDARVDDVPRMLRHIHESVHDHLGTETIRTHLPLRKNAKGDAQQPYDVAADAIILRVLETHVGSGILWSEESGEVRFGDGRPLYRFVVDPVDGSDNWGRGLPLSAVSVAVLPTDSPITPARVCWAMVGDLRERLPLTASRGNGGYHGSRRICTSGVQTLSTAFLSCELNHFDPPPSVGRLLQRARGVRAYGCASQAMTMVATGALDVHVDLRGRLTPENFLAAALILEESGGCVVTTDGQPLHQVDSLISKTNLIAAATAELAQEVVDALVE, from the coding sequence ATGTCTAACCTCGTGGAACCGCGGGAGATGGATGCACGGGTTGATGACGTTCCACGCATGTTGCGTCACATTCACGAGAGCGTCCACGACCATCTGGGTACCGAGACCATCCGGACCCATCTTCCGCTACGAAAGAACGCTAAGGGGGATGCCCAGCAGCCCTATGACGTCGCCGCTGATGCCATCATCCTGCGCGTTCTGGAGACGCATGTCGGTAGCGGAATTCTTTGGTCCGAGGAATCTGGCGAGGTCCGATTTGGGGACGGGCGTCCCCTCTATCGCTTTGTCGTCGACCCAGTGGATGGGTCCGACAACTGGGGGCGTGGACTACCGCTCTCTGCGGTGAGCGTCGCCGTCCTGCCCACGGACAGTCCGATCACGCCCGCCCGCGTCTGCTGGGCCATGGTCGGCGACCTACGTGAACGCCTCCCGCTTACGGCCAGCCGCGGTAACGGCGGGTACCATGGGTCCCGGCGAATCTGCACCTCCGGAGTGCAGACGCTGTCTACCGCCTTTCTGTCGTGTGAGCTCAATCATTTTGATCCACCGCCATCGGTCGGTAGACTCCTGCAGCGCGCACGGGGCGTGCGCGCCTATGGCTGCGCCTCGCAGGCCATGACGATGGTGGCTACCGGCGCGCTCGACGTGCATGTGGATCTCCGTGGTCGACTAACCCCGGAGAATTTTCTGGCAGCGGCCCTCATTCTCGAAGAATCGGGAGGATGTGTCGTAACCACTGACGGGCAACCCCTTCACCAGGTCGACTCGCTGATCTCCAAAACGAATCTGATCGCGGCCGCCACGGCGGAGTTGGCCCAAGAGGTCGTAGATGCACTGGTCGAATAA